The genomic stretch TTTGTCAAGACTCTTCCATAACACACCAATAAGCTTTCTTTAAACCCTTCCAATTTCAactatctaattaattaaatataaggAAAAATGTACTCCAACAAAAAATATGGAAGTTGCGGAAGCTGTTTAAATGTTAAGCAAAAAATTGAATACCTTCAATCCATTTTTTCCAATAACATAATCTAGATCATCCGAAACAAGAAGTGACTCGAGTGTCTGTGACTCAAGTCTGGCCTTTACTTTTTCTGACAACTCATACAACTTCTCCTGAGAAAACGTGAATGCTTCCCATGCTCAAATTCATACTCTTTAATAAGTTCATTAAATCTACATTCATAGTTTTCCCATCCGATCCAATCAAGATGACAGTAGAGCATTTATATTCCTAGAGACCAAAATAGCAAAAAAGCTTATCGTAGCTTTTGTCATTGAAAGGAAATGCAAGCCAGGGCATGTTTTCTATGGCTTCATCGTAATAGGATTCGTCGTCTTCCAAGGACACTAGCACAACCTCAAAGCTCTCTCCAATTTCCTTGAGCTTCTTATAGATTTGTGTGAGTATTGGAGAGAACTCAATGCAACAATCCCTATTGCATGAGATGTACAAAGCCACTATTTTTCCTTCGAGATTTGAAACAGAAATCTGTATCAAAATCAGCATAtatcagtaaaaaaaattaactaatgcACAATAATTATAGACACAAGTGATTAAGCATTTAGTATATGTTGAGGCATTTAGTGTATCAGTTAACAGAAACTTTAAACATCTCAAACAACTACTGGTACATTTGAATCACCTTAGATCTATCATTTGTGATCAAGTAGTCACGGGAAGATGAAACTAAGATAGTTCAAAGAGTTTGATCCTTCTTAGCATTCTCCACTTCCTCTCTCAATTTACTGATCTTTTCGACAGTA from Zingiber officinale cultivar Zhangliang chromosome 5B, Zo_v1.1, whole genome shotgun sequence encodes the following:
- the LOC121987060 gene encoding probable nucleoredoxin 1: MVRGKMQMRRIENLASRQVTFSKHRRGLLKKAFELSVLCDAEHQMSSIPQISVSNLEGKIVALYISCNRDCCIEFSPILTQIYKKLKEIGESFEVVLVSLEDDESYYDEAIENMPWLAFPFNDKSYDKLFCYFGL